One Ornithinicoccus hortensis genomic window, TGCCCGATCACCACGCCGGGGAAGCCGGCGAAGGTGAACCCGGAGACGTCGAACGGGCAGGCCTGGCTCACCTCCCTGCAGTGCAGACCGGCCTGCATCCAGATCCCGGGCTGGGTGACGCCCAGGTGCGGGTCGTTGGCCAACAGCGGCAGACCGGACTCGGTGTGCTCGCCGGAGACGACCCAGGAGTTGGACCCGACGCCGTCGTCGCCGGACAGCAGCGGCGGGATCGCCGCGAGCGCGGACTCGGTCCGCTCCAAGGACGCCAGGTCGACCGGGTTCTTCGGCCGGACCGGATCAGGTCCCGGCGTCACCGCACCGCCCCGGTCGCCGGTCGTGGCGTCGTCAGTCGGCTCGTCCGCGGGGTCGGTGACTGCCGTCCCTCCCTGACTCAGGTCGGCCTTCCACTCGTCGTCGCTGAGGATCGGATCGTGCTGGTCGAACGGGTAGTCGGGGTAGAGCGAGGTCAGCTGGTTCAACGACACGTCGCCGGCCAACCGGGCGCGGGCGAGCTCGTCGGTGTAGTTGCCGCGCAGGTCCCACGCCATCGCCTTGAGCCAGGCCAGGGAGTCGACCTCGTCCCACGGCTCGATCGAGTACCCGGGCGCGGTCTGGGCCAGCAGGACGTACTCCAGCCCGACCTGGGAGGGGCTGGGCCGCTCGGCCAGGTAGGCGTTGACGCCCGCGGCGTAGGACTGCAGGTAGCGCCGCGCCTCCGGGGACAGGGTCGGCAGCTCGGCCTCGGCCACCCGGCGCCAGCCCATGGTCCGGATCACCGTGTCGGTCTCGACCCCCGCCTCCCCGACCAGCTCGGAGAGGCGGCCGGCGGTGACGTGCCGGCGCAGGTCCATCTGGAAGAAGCGGTCCTGCGCGGCGACGTAGCCCTGGGCGAGGAAGAGGTCCTCCGGCGTGTCGGCATACAGGTGGGCCACCCCGAGCTCGTCGCGCACGACGGTCACCGGCGCGGTCAGTCCCGCGACCTCCAGGTCTCCCGCCGTCTGCGGGAACGACCGGCGCACCAGGCCCACCCCGAGCACGGCCGCCGCGACGAGCACGATCACCAGGATGGCGACCAGCGGGAGCAGGACGCGGCGGAGACGGGAGGCAGGCACACCCCGAGCGTATGACACCGAGCGCCGAGTCCGGCGCAGCGCCGTACACTACGTTCTCGTGCCCAAGTACTCATACGCCTGCAAGGACTGCGGCCACAACTTCGACATCCAGCAGTCCTTCCACGACGACCCGCTGACCACCTGCCCGGAGTGCGGCGGGGCGCTGCGCAAGGTCTTCGGCAACGTCGGGGTCGTCTTCAAGGGGTCCGGCTTCTACCGCACCGACTCCCGCTCCGGGTCCACCGCCTCGGTGCCGGCCTCCACCGGGTCGTCCTCCGGCTCGTCCTCGGACTCCTCGGGCGGTTCCGGTTCCTCCGGCTCCTCCAGCGGTTCCGGTTCCTCCAGCACCTCGGGGTCCTCCAGCTCCTCCGGCACATCGGGCGGCTCGGGCTCCAAGGCGTCGTCCACAGGTTCGGGTTCGTCGGCCAAGAGCGCCTGATCCGCGCCTAGGATCGGTGGGTGACCACCGCCGCACAGCATCCGGGCAACACCGCTGTCCCGCCCCGCGCCGAGATCGGCGTCATCGGCGGGTCCGGGCTCTACGAGTTCCTCGAGGACGCCGAGCCGGTCCGTGTCGACACCCCGTTCGGCCCGCCCAGCGGTGACCCGGTCATCGGTGAGGTCGCCGGCCGGACGGTCGCCTTCCTCCCCCGCCACGGCACGGACCACCGGTTCCCCCCGCACCGGGTGAACTACCGCGCCAACCTCTGGGCGCTGCGTGCCCTCGGGGTCCGCCAGGTGTTGGCCCCCTGCGCCGTGGGGTCCCTCGTCCCGGCGCACGGTCCGGGCACCATCGTGCTGCCCGACCAGGTCATCGACCGCACCTCCGGCCGCCCGCACACCGTGTATGACATGGAAGGGCCCGTCGTCCACGTCGCCTTCGCCGATCCCTACTGTCCGTCGGGCCGGGCCGCCGTGCGTGCCGCGGTCTCCCCGGACGCCGGACCGGTCGTCGACGGCGGCACCCTGGTGGTGATCAACGGCCCCCGGTTCGGGTCCCGCGCGGAGTCCCGCTGGCACGCTGCGGCGGGCGGCACCGTCGTGGGGATGACCGGGATGCCCGAGGCGTCGGTCGCCCGGGAGCTCGCGATGTGCTTCACCGCCGTCGCGATGGTGACCGACCACGACGCGGGCGTCGAGGCGGGCGAGGCGGTCACCCACGCCGAGGTGCTCGCAGCGTTCGCGGCCAACATCGACCGGCTCCGGGGACTGCTCATGTCGGCCATCGAGGCGCTGCCCGCGCACGAACCGGACGACACGGCGACCTGCCCGTGCCGGCGCGTGCTGGACGGCATGACGTTGCCGATCGAGCTGCCGAGGTAGACGGCCGTGCGGGGGCGGGCGCAGCAGGAGCAGAAACAACGGGGTCGGACTGGGCGGGGACCCATCCGGACGCTGCGGGCCGGGGACCGGCGCGGCCAGTGGCGTCGCGGACTGCTGCGTCGTGGGGCCGCGGCGGCCCTGGCCGGCGGGGCGGTGTGGGCCGCGACCTCCGCCCTCGCACCCGAGCCACCCGACCCCGGCACCCCCGTCGTGGTGGCGGCCCACGACATACCGGTCGGTGCCTCCCTGGGTGACGGCGACCTGGACACCGTGCGGTGGCCGGCAGACACGCTGCCCGCCGGGACCTTCACCCGTGCCGAGGACCTGCGCGGCGAGGTGACCAACGCCCCCCTCCGGGCCGGTGAGCCGGTGACCGACCTGCGGGTCGGGTTCGCCGCCACGCTCACCGGGTTGTCCGGTGACCTGGTGCTGACCCACGTCCCTGTGACCGATCACGCACTCGCGGGGGCGCTCCGGCCCGGGACCCGGGTGGACGTGCTGAGCACCGTAGACGGGTCGTTGCTCGCCGGGGACGTCCTCGTGACCGCCCTCTCCCCCGCCGGGCAACACGGTTCTGACCTGGGCTTTTCCGCCACCGGGGATGCGGACTCGCCGGCCGGTTTCTACGCCGCGGTGACCGACGACGAAGCGGCGCGGCTCGCCCCCGCCACGGGCCCTGCGGGCGCCCTGACGGGCGGGGTCACGGTGGTCCTGCGACCGCCGGACACGCCACGGTGACCGTGTTCGTTCCCTAAGTCGGCTATTCTGCCCTGCGGCCTTAGATACCGACCGGTATCCAGGCAACCCAGAACGACACACCCAACCATGTGCCCCATTGGCACGTCTCGGAGGAAGAAATGATCCAGGGGTTCAAGGACTTCATCATGCGGGGGAACATCGTCGACCTCGCGGTCGCGGTGGTCATCGGCACCGCGTTCGCGGCCGTCGTGGACGCGGTCGTCAGCAACCTGATCAACCCGCTGCTGGCCCGCGTGGGTGGCGGCGGCGTCGGTGAGGGCCTGGGCATCCAGCTCGGCGATGCCGGCAACCCGGCAACCTTCATCAACCTGGGCGCGATGATCAACGCGCTGATCGTGTTCCTGCTCACCGCCGCCGTGGTCTACTTCGTCATCGTCGTCCCGATGAACAAGATCAACGACAGGCGCAAGCGTGGCGTCGAGGAGCCCGAGGAGGAGGTCTCCGAAGAGGTGGCCGCACTCCGCGAGATCCGCGACCTGCTCGCCAACCGCGGCTGATCTCAGCAACCCGCTGACCTGACCGGCTCGACCGGTCGGTCCGACACGAGGCCCGGACACGCACCGCGTGTCCGGGCCTCGCGCTGTCTGTGCCCGAGCGGTGGTGCCGCCCCCGGCACGGCACGTTCAGCCCCAGTGCGGCGGCCGTTGCTCCCGGAGCCAGCTCTCGTGGCCCGACTGCCGCGGTGGCTCGCCCCAGCCGAGGTCGGTGTCGTCGACCGTCTGCTCCGGCAGGTCCGGCTCCGCGGGCCTCGCCGGGGCCGGGGCTCCCGCGTCATCGCTGCCGGGCGGGACGGCTTCCGGCGGACTCGCCGCCGGAGGACTCGCCGCCGCTGGGGCGGCCCCGGCACGCGGTGGCGTCCGGGTGGTGCCGGTGACCGGCCGGCCGACGTGCGTCGGGGGGCTCACCACCCTCCGGTGGCGCCGGGCGGGTCGCGGGGTGCTCACCGTCGGCCCCGGGCTGCGGAGGCTTCCCGGGTGATCTCCAGGATGCGTGCCACCTCGCGGGCCGGGTCGCGGAACAGGTCGGTCGACCACACCTGCACCGGCACCCAGCCGCGCATCCGGAGCTGCTCTGCACGCAGCCGCAGCTCGTCCCGGCTCACGACCTGGACCGGGCTGCTGTCGGTGTGCACCGCGACCAGTGGGCGCCCCGTCTCCTGGGGGTCGTCCACCACCAGCTCGATCCCGAAGCGCCCGGTGCCGTACCCCCCGCGGACGGTGAGGTCGTGCGCGCGCAACTTGTCCGCCAGGTCTGCCACGAGCGGGGAGTCGAACTCCGAGGTCCCGGGCGTCTGCCGGGCGCCCTCGGCGGCCCGGCGGAGCAGGTCGAGACCCGGGCCGTCGGGCCACTCGTCCACCGGACCGTCCGCGACCACGATCACCGACCGGCGCGCGACGCTGAGGGCGGTCGCGACCCAGTCGGGGTCGACCGGTCGCAGTGGTGAGAGGGCGAGCAGGACGCGGTCCCGGACCTCCGCCCCGGCGCGGTCCACGGTCGTGGCCAGCAACGACTCGGCGGCGTCCTCCCTGAAGGAGCGCCCCAGGTCCAGCAGGGCGATGCGTCCGCGCAGCGCGCGGTCCAGGTCCTCGGCCAGCGCGGGGTCCTGGGCCAGCACGGCCAGCGACTGCCAGGGCGTGGTCTTGGCGTGTTCCATCACCAGGTCCACCATCCGGGTCACCACCCGCTCGGTGCCCGCCGCGGGGAGCACGGTCACCCGCGGGCTGCGCAACACCCCGGGGTATGCGTGGGTGTCGGGATGTGCCCGCTCGAGGACCGGCTGCACCAGCCGCTGGTCGATCGGGCGGTAGAGGACGTCGAGCCCGAGCACCGGCAGCACGCCGCTCAGCGCGGCGAAGGCCGAGCCTCCCGCCACGGTGCTGTCCGCGGCCCGGTCCTCGGCGCGCTCGTCCACGCAGGCGATGAACGGTCGCGCGGGTAGGTCGTGGCTGCTGCCCAGGCCCAGCACCTGCCCGGCCCGGTGCAGGCCGGGCACGGCGTGGGCGATGGGCAGCCGGGCCGCGTCCTCGACCACGACCAGGTCGAAGTCCAGGTCCGTCGGCAGCGTTGCGGGCACCACCAGGGGGCTGGCCGTCCATACCGGCCGCACCGCCTGCGCCACGTCCCTGACCTCACCCAGCAGTGCCGCGACGTCCAGGACGGGCGGGCCGTCCACGGCGTCGCGCAACCGCTCGACCTGGTCCGGGTGCCGGGCGACCGCACCGGCGGCGACGCGCGCGGCCGAGTCCCGCACGGCGTCGGCGGTACGCGCCATCCGCTCGCGGTCGACCGCGGCGAAGTCCTCCAGGGCCGAGTGCAGCTCCGGTCCCCGCTGCCGGAATCCCTGCTGCCCGGTGACGAGGTGGTCGGCCAGCGAGGCCCAGAACACCAGGTCGACCTCGCCCGCGACGTCGTCCGCCGCGACCCCGCGCCGGGCGAGGTCGTCGACGAGGTCACCCAGCCCCTCCTCCCGCAACGGCTGCAACAGTCCGTATGCCGTGGCCGTCACCGGGAGCCGGTCGGTCCGCGCCTCCAGCCGGAGCAGCCGCTCCAGCACCTGGTCCAGGTGCGTGGTGTGCAGGTCCTTGCCCGGGTCGGTCGGTTCGAGCACCCCGGCCAGCCAGTCCAGGTCGGACTCGATCCGCTCGTAGGACTCGGCGGCCGCCTCCCAGCCCGCAGGGGTGGTGGGCCGGGCCGCCCGGCCGGCCAACGCCTCCCACTCCGTCTTCTCCTGCGCGGCCGCACGCACGTGGGCCGACAGGTCCGTCGGCGGCGAGCCCGGACGGAGCAGCCCACGCACCTGCCGGCGCAACCGGCTACGGGCCATGGCCGAGGGCCGTTCCTCGCTCCCCCGCTGGGTCAGGGCGCTGACGAACTGGTCCAGCGGCGCCTCGTAGATCTGCGGGCGGAAGACGTCCAGGGTGTCCCGGGCGCGACCCATGAGCTCCAGGTGGGACCCCCACTGGCGCAGCGTGAGCGGCTCGGGCAGCCCGGCCTCGGCGCAGACCTCGCGGACGGCCGCCCGCGCGTGCTCCAGCTCGCCCCCGACCAGGCGGCGCACCAGGTCCTCGGCCCGCCCGGCGTCGTCCTGGGAGACCACGGCGGCGCCGTACCAGGGGTCCTCGCTCCGGCCCCGCTCCCAGGCCCCGATCGATGCGGCCTCGACCAGCGAGCCGATCACCTCGGCGCGTCGGTCGGGCACCAGGTCACGCAACGGCCCGCCGGTCAGCCGGACGTGCGAGACCGGCGGACGAGGACGCCCGGCCAGCTCGGTCAGCGCCACCTGCGCCTGCGCCAGGGAGGCCTCCCACGGGGCGTGCCTGGTGTGCATGGTCCGGTAGTGCTCCACCAGCGGCGTGGCCGCACCGGAGGCCGGCATCTCCGCCGCGTCGTCGGGCCCGGCCTGGTCCGCGGCTTCCCCCACGGAGCCCTCCGGTGACCACCCCGCGGCGTCGCAGGAGGCCAGCAGGTCGGCCGCGAGGTCCCGTGCTCCCTGCGGGACCTCGCGCAGCGGGAGCACGAGGTGGTCCAGCCCGACCTGGGCCAGGCGGAGCCGCAGGGAGTCCAGCGTGGGCCGGTGCTCGGACAGCACCAGCACCCGCTTGCCGGCGGCGACCCGGTCCGCGACCACGTTGGCCACGGTCTGGGTGCGGCCCGTGCCGGGCATCGCCTCCACGACCAGGGACTTCCCCTCGCGCACCGCGCGGATCACGGCCCGTTGGGCGCGGTCGGCGTCCAGCACCACCGGGTCGTCGAGTGCCTGCTCATGGGTCTCATCGGCGGTGACGCCGCCGTGCGTCTGGCCGGAGTCCCCGCCTGCAGCACCGTCGGCGTCATCGTTCGCTTCACCGTCCGCGCCCGCGCTGTCGGTGCCCGCACCGTCCCCGCCCGCGACCTCCCGGGCCAACCGGTCCACCAGGCCGGCTCCCGGCATACCGTCGGTCGTCTCCGCCGCGAACTCGGCCACGAACGGCAACTTCGCCCACGGGTAGGTGCTGATCACCATCTGCGGGCCGACCCCGAAGCCCGGCACGTCGGCGCACAGCTCCTCCAGGAGCTGGTAGGTGGGGCGCGGGTCGAAGCCGGCGCGCCGGGTGCTCAGCCCCGCGAGCTCGGCGGGGTCCAGCTCCAGGCCGAGCTCGCTGGTCAAGTAGTGGGCCAGGACAGGGTTGAGTACGACGTCCCGTTCCAGGGTGATCGCGAAGTCCCGGTGGCTGGCATCCGTCGGGACGATCGTGCACCCGCGCAGCAGCACCGGTGCCCGGGGCGGCACCGGTGCCCGGCGCAGCGTCCAGGTGGCCATCCCGACGGCGATGAAACCGCTGGTCAGGCCGTGTTCCCGGGAGAGTTCGACGGTCTTCGCCCGGATCGCGCCGACTCGGCGCCGCGCCTCGGTCAGCGCCACGGTCTCGCGGACCAGCTCGGAGAGCAGGGTGGTGACCCCGGCGAGCAGCTTGGCCACGCCGCCGGGGTGGGCGACGGTCAGGTCGAAGGTGCCGGTCGGCAGGTCCCGGTGCCACAGGAGGGTGTTGCGTCCCCCCAGCTCGCTGGCCTGGTGCCGCCAGTCGGCCCGGACCTCACGGACGGCGTCGCCACGGGTGTCGGGCGGGGCGTCGGCGGGGTTCACGGAGTCAGGCTAACCATTCTGCGGGCCGAAATCGTGCCGACCCCCAGGGCGAGCGCGACGATCGCCGACAGCAGACACAACCACCCGTAACCGTAGGCGCCGAGGACGATCCCGGCCAGCGCCCCTCCCGCGGCTGCGGAGAGTCCCATCACGATGTCCGCGGCGCCCTGCACGGCGGAGCGGTCATCGGGTGGCACCGCCCCGGCGAGCAGCCCCGACCCGGCGACCATGGTGCACGACCAGCCGACGCCGAGCAGGAAGAGTCCGGCCATCAGCAGCGGGGACCAACCGGCCTCGGTGAGCCCAGCCAGCAGGCAGGCGAGCAGCAGGATGCCCACGCCGCACAGCACCACCGTCGGGGCGCCCCACCGGTCGGTGAGCGTCCCGACGACCGGCGAGAACCCGTACATGCCGAGGATGTGGATCGAGATGACCAGCCCGATCACCTCGACCTCTGCGTGCCCATGCTGCATGTGGACCGGCGTCATCACCATCACCGCCACCATGACGACGTGCCCGCCAGTGATCGCGGCCGCACCCAGCAGCGCCGCCGGGGTCGCCAGGATGATCCGTGCCCCCGCGATGACCGACCGGCGGGCCGGACGCAGGCCCGGGCCCGGCAGTGGCCCGTCGACCAGGGCCCTCGCGGTCAGCAGTGGGTCGGGGCGCAACCATGTGGTCAGGAGGACCCCGGCGACCGCGAACCCGAGGGCGCTGAACACCAGGGCGCCGCTGAGCTCGGGCAGCCCCAGCATCCGGGCTACCCACTTGCCGGGGCCGATGAGGTTGGGGCCGAGCACCGAGCCGATCGTGGTTGCCCACAGGACCATGCTGAGCTGACGCCCGCGGTGCGCGGGCTCGGCGAGGTCCGCTGCGGCATACCGTGCCTGGGCGTTGGCGGTCGTGGCCGCACCGAACAGGGCGGTGCCGGCGAGGAGCAGAGGGAAGGAGCCGACCACGGTCGCGGTGATCGCCACGACGGCACCCACGATCCCCACGACGTAGGCCGCGACCAGACCGGCTCGCCGTCCACGCACCGCCATGATCGCCGCGACGGGCGCCGTGAACAGGGCCGCACCCAGCACCTGGGTGGTGTTGGCCAGGCCGGACAGCGACTCATCCCCGCTGACCTCGACCGCCAGCAGGGCGCCGACGGCGATGCCCGACGCCACTCCTACTCCCCCGAGCACCTGCGACCCCATCAGGGTGCGCAGCGTCCGTGCCTGGATGGCTGGCACCGTGGACGGGTCCACGCTCACGGACGGTCCTCCTTGCTCGAGCACCGGAAAGTCTCCGGCTCAGGCGGAGGCGCGACGGTACTGGCTGATCGACAACGGGACGAACACCAGCAGGATGATGACGACCCAGATCAGTGTGTACAGCACGGGGTGCTGCATCGACCAGACCTCGGGCACCGGGATCGCGGGATTAGTGTTGCCGAACAGCTGGCGGACGGTCGTCGCGAACCATTGTGATTCCAACATCCCTTCACTAGAGTCCGCGATACGGAAGACGGCGTTACCGGGGTCGGTCGCGCCCTGCACGGAGGAGACCCGCGTGGCCGACAACCCCAGTCCCCCGGCGAACCCTCGCGGGCACCTCGACGATGCCGACTTCGTCATCGCCCTCCCGCACGACTCACTGCACAACGTGGAGCTCGCGCCGACGCCGCCGCGCGAGCGCAAGTGGGGCACCTTCGAGATCTTCAACGTCTGGACCAACGACGTCCAGAGCCTGGCCGGCTACACCCTCGCAGCCAGCCTGTTCGTCACGGCCGGGATCAACGGATGGATGGTCTTCGCCGCGATCATCCTCGCCGGCGTGCTCGTGATGTTCTTCGTCAACCTCTCCGGCAAACCGTCGGTCAAGTACGGCGTGCCCTACCCGGTCGTCGCCCGGGCCTCGATGGGCGTCCGCGGGGCGATGTTCCCCGCCACGGTCCGTGGCATCGTGGCGATCTTCTGGTACGGCGCGCAGACCTACTTCGCCTCCACGGCCGTCGCGCTGGCGCTGTACGCCTTCATCGACACCCCGCCGACGGCCACCGTGCTGGGGATGAACTGGGTGGACTGGCTCTCCTACGCGGTCGTCGCCGCCTTCCAGATCCTGTTGTTCCTGCGCGGGCTGGACGGGATCGTCCGGTTCCTGAACTTCGCCGGTCCGGCCGTGTATGTCGTGATGGTGCTGCTGCTCGTGGCGATCTGGTGGCAGGCGGGCAGCGACCTGCTCGACGGTGTCGGCTCGCTGTTCGGCGGGGACAAGACCGGCGGCGCGGCCGTCAACGCCTTCTTCGCCGTGGTCGGCACGATGGTGGCCTACTTCGCGGCCGTGATCATCAACTTCGGTGACTTCGCCCGGTTCTCCCGCAGCGAGCGGGAGATGCGACGCGGAAACTTCCTGGGGCTCCCGGTCAGCCTGACCTTCTTCACCTTCCTGTCCCTGTTCATCACCGCCGGTGCCTACATCGTCTTCCAGGACGGACAGGGCGAGCCCGCGACCAATCCCGCGGAGATCGTCGGCGCGGTCGACAACGTCCTGTTGACCGTGATCGCGGCCGTCACCTTCTTCATCGCCACGGTCGGGATCAACCTGGTGGCCAACTTCATCCCGCCCGTCTACGACATCGCCAACCTGGCCCCGTCGAAGATCAACTTCCGGATCGCGGGGGTGATCACGGCGGTGCTCGGCTTCGTCATCGGCGCCCTGTGGGTCGTGGTGATCGGCAACGCCGGGCTGCCGAAGTTCGTCGACACCCTCGGCGCCGTGCTGGCCCCGCTCTACGGGATCATGATCGCCGACTACTACATCATGCGGAAGCAGCGGCTCAACATCCAGGACCTGTACTCCCGCGACCCGGGCGGCACCTACGCCTTCTCCAACGGGTGGAACACGCGGGCGCTCTGGGCCTTCGCCGTCGCCGGGCTGTTCTCGATCGCCACCGTGTGGGTCCCCGCGCTGGCCGACCTGAGCGGCTTCTCCTGGATCATCGGGGCCGTCCTCGGAGCCGTTCTCCACCTGGTGGTCATGCGCGGCCAGCAGATCATCACCTCCGACGCCGACCGCTGAGCCCGGTC contains:
- a CDS encoding FmdB family zinc ribbon protein, translated to MPKYSYACKDCGHNFDIQQSFHDDPLTTCPECGGALRKVFGNVGVVFKGSGFYRTDSRSGSTASVPASTGSSSGSSSDSSGGSGSSGSSSGSGSSSTSGSSSSSGTSGGSGSKASSTGSGSSAKSA
- the mscL gene encoding large conductance mechanosensitive channel protein MscL, with translation MIQGFKDFIMRGNIVDLAVAVVIGTAFAAVVDAVVSNLINPLLARVGGGGVGEGLGIQLGDAGNPATFINLGAMINALIVFLLTAAVVYFVIVVPMNKINDRRKRGVEEPEEEVSEEVAALREIRDLLANRG
- a CDS encoding MFS transporter — protein: MSVDPSTVPAIQARTLRTLMGSQVLGGVGVASGIAVGALLAVEVSGDESLSGLANTTQVLGAALFTAPVAAIMAVRGRRAGLVAAYVVGIVGAVVAITATVVGSFPLLLAGTALFGAATTANAQARYAAADLAEPAHRGRQLSMVLWATTIGSVLGPNLIGPGKWVARMLGLPELSGALVFSALGFAVAGVLLTTWLRPDPLLTARALVDGPLPGPGLRPARRSVIAGARIILATPAALLGAAAITGGHVVMVAVMVMTPVHMQHGHAEVEVIGLVISIHILGMYGFSPVVGTLTDRWGAPTVVLCGVGILLLACLLAGLTEAGWSPLLMAGLFLLGVGWSCTMVAGSGLLAGAVPPDDRSAVQGAADIVMGLSAAAGGALAGIVLGAYGYGWLCLLSAIVALALGVGTISARRMVSLTP
- a CDS encoding NCS1 family nucleobase:cation symporter-1 translates to MADNPSPPANPRGHLDDADFVIALPHDSLHNVELAPTPPRERKWGTFEIFNVWTNDVQSLAGYTLAASLFVTAGINGWMVFAAIILAGVLVMFFVNLSGKPSVKYGVPYPVVARASMGVRGAMFPATVRGIVAIFWYGAQTYFASTAVALALYAFIDTPPTATVLGMNWVDWLSYAVVAAFQILLFLRGLDGIVRFLNFAGPAVYVVMVLLLVAIWWQAGSDLLDGVGSLFGGDKTGGAAVNAFFAVVGTMVAYFAAVIINFGDFARFSRSEREMRRGNFLGLPVSLTFFTFLSLFITAGAYIVFQDGQGEPATNPAEIVGAVDNVLLTVIAAVTFFIATVGINLVANFIPPVYDIANLAPSKINFRIAGVITAVLGFVIGALWVVVIGNAGLPKFVDTLGAVLAPLYGIMIADYYIMRKQRLNIQDLYSRDPGGTYAFSNGWNTRALWAFAVAGLFSIATVWVPALADLSGFSWIIGAVLGAVLHLVVMRGQQIITSDADR
- the cpaB gene encoding Flp pilus assembly protein CpaB; its protein translation is MRGRAQQEQKQRGRTGRGPIRTLRAGDRRGQWRRGLLRRGAAAALAGGAVWAATSALAPEPPDPGTPVVVAAHDIPVGASLGDGDLDTVRWPADTLPAGTFTRAEDLRGEVTNAPLRAGEPVTDLRVGFAATLTGLSGDLVLTHVPVTDHALAGALRPGTRVDVLSTVDGSLLAGDVLVTALSPAGQHGSDLGFSATGDADSPAGFYAAVTDDEAARLAPATGPAGALTGGVTVVLRPPDTPR
- a CDS encoding S-methyl-5'-thioadenosine phosphorylase, with translation MTTAAQHPGNTAVPPRAEIGVIGGSGLYEFLEDAEPVRVDTPFGPPSGDPVIGEVAGRTVAFLPRHGTDHRFPPHRVNYRANLWALRALGVRQVLAPCAVGSLVPAHGPGTIVLPDQVIDRTSGRPHTVYDMEGPVVHVAFADPYCPSGRAAVRAAVSPDAGPVVDGGTLVVINGPRFGSRAESRWHAAAGGTVVGMTGMPEASVARELAMCFTAVAMVTDHDAGVEAGEAVTHAEVLAAFAANIDRLRGLLMSAIEALPAHEPDDTATCPCRRVLDGMTLPIELPR